DNA sequence from the Anguilla anguilla isolate fAngAng1 chromosome 4, fAngAng1.pri, whole genome shotgun sequence genome:
TGTATTACCTTGCCCCTCCTATcagaatatttaacattattgcACTAGAACGAGCGTTAGCAAACTTACCAGCCCACAGATTccaccatagaccgtataaaaggGATTCCACGCATTCCACAAGGCGAAGGCGCTGCTCAGAACAAGACCAACAAGTAATCGATCGCAAAAGATTACCCATTCAGTGGGCAGGTCCAGTCCCGCtggttttgattgacaggaaggcttaccatttttaaaagtcattatGAAAAAATGGGGTTCGGAAATAAAAACGCCATTCGGAAATAAGTCATTCggaaaagtgtcattatgaaatgaaaaaagccattcggaaataaaacatgttattatgaaataaagTATGATAACTTCATTGTGAAAAGAACAATCATGAgctgtgaattgtttaattatttaaagataaaaaagtatttatttaattattgaccAATTTAactattaattatatattcatttatataattccacatttatttatttaattatttatttcatttaaacatatttagCCCTTTCAAGTCTTTCAAAACTTGGTGCAATTGCACATGTTGGACCACTGGTCTTAAGTTgagaaagtatttttaaataattccattaaattccaaaaaataaactattaacactttgtgtttgaaaattcaggcttttaaatgtgttttaagacatatttgaaagttattgcaaatacatgcaactgctccttaaatgtattttcaaatacaatttgtaatttaaatactcagtatttgtaaatgctgtatttcaaataatttctttaaaaaactctttaaatatgtatttgacacaGGTcggctctgctgcctccccatAGACATagtgtctcaatgatatgggggtgtttaaaattttttttaaatctgcactcttcagatatggttcCACTAATATCAAATAAGCCTCATAGAAAATGTTGTTGGGGTTGTATAACCATTCAATGAAATCCCAATTGCTTGATGATAGCATAACATATATCATGCTCTTCTGCCTTCCCTGGACATAGTGTCTCAGTGATATGGGGGTGATTTGAAAACATGGGACCCTCCACTTCTatgatatggtgtcacttatatgaAATAAGCATCATAGAAAATGTTGCTGGGGTTCAACTGCAATTTCTAGGCAAATACAGTGTATTCCTATCTGCTAGTACTGGTGAATGTATGCAGTTTTATAACAAGTGCACATATAGAGCCAGTCttgcataaattaaattttttttatgaattcagAATATGATGCACATTGTCAGTAGTCATGATATATTTCATGGCAGTAAACAGGCAGTATTGGACACCTGGGCTTGTAACAGGATATAAAATACATCTGGCCTTCACATtacgtaataataataatcagcaaacagaattttttaaatgacattttttacgtgtgacttacaaaagaaaagctTGTTGGTTTAATTCATAGTGCAGATATATATGTGTAGaaatatttgttaatattttcaccaaacaaaaacatttttgtgaaaaagcaCACATACAATCCACAGCTACTTGCATGTAGTTGCTTGTGAAAATGTGGGCAGTTGTTAGAGAATTCATAATTTAATGGTAAGTTCACAACTGTGCCAAATTAATCCAAATACTTTTGAAGAGAGATAAGCACAGTAATTATATCgttttcatatgtttttaatgaatcaaCAATTTTCACTCTAAGggtaatattattttctttgtcttttttgtttttcatttcaatgatTAAGGTGGCACAGTGGTACAGTGGGTATGgggcactgtcacctcacagcaaaaaggttgtgggtttgaatctcggcttggggcctttctgtgttgagtttgcatgttctccccgtgtccacgtgggtttccgcCGGGTACTccgatttcctcccacagtcctaagacatgcaggtaggctaattggagactctaaattgcccataggtatgagtgtttGGGTGAAAGgagtgtgtgtcctgcgatagattggtggcctgcaggatgtattcctgcctttcacccaatgcgtgctgggataggctccagcacccccgcgactctgctcaggataagcgggtatagataatggctGGATGGATTTCAATGATTGTCACAGCCCAATGAGTAGATCTGATATTTGAAAGAATGATAATGTTTTCAAAGCACCACCAGTTTCTATAACTTTTAGAAATGTTCGGAAGAACCTCTATATTTTGTGGCAATTCATGAATCTTAAAAGGAATTTCATTATGACATTGGTCAGTGCATGTGTGACATATCTTGCAAAGTTTGAAAGCATGTAGCGTTTCACATGATTCTACCTCTTATGctgtaagaaaaaaactgatttggATAAGTCTGAATTGATCTTTTTAATGTACATAAATCATTGTTTAAAGTGTTAAACAACTTTGCACTTTCCGTTTTTCAATTTGCACCAAGCTACAAAAGGCTTTTGGCTTGCAAAATGCATAATACTTTTGAGTTCATTCAATTGTTGGTATTAAACTGATTAAACatctttcatcattttcattttcagaccatTTAGCAAGCACAAGCATAGTTTTTGGCAAATGCGTTTCATGCACGTTTTTCAATTCAAGGCTGCCTTGATGTCTATAAATTGTGCAGGCAAGTTTTTTAGGAGCTGAATCGTGacaaaatatagatttttcaaTAGCCTTTTTAGAACTTCCACTTGGTGTAAGTAtagtcatttattttggctatgcattaaatgattatttcatttgctgaattcAGAAGAATACAGGATATGTGATTGCAGTAAATCATTTGCAAGAAAAGCTAATTTTAGATTGTGGCtcacaaaattatttgtgatgGTCAGTACATTCCTGTAATTCACAGGGTTCTCATGCACCTGATAAAAACTGACACAAATAGATTTTATTCAGTTTGAATATGGTATACTTAAACTGTTTGCTGATGAGCcaaaattaatctttttaatCTTCTGAGGCATTCCTTTACAGTGCTGGTGGCTGGTGTAAGAAACTGTAGGATATGGATGTTAATTTTTCATGTAGCTACCAGGACTCAGAGGGAAATGTATGATAATGTCATTTTGCGATTGAGGTGATATTTTGACATCTGCTTTTATATTTGCCATTGCACTTCActactttttccattaaaatgtgaCTCCAGTGGTGTCCTCGTTACTATTAGCAAAGTGTATATATAGATCATTGGCACATATTTTTGCTGTGTCTGTGATAAGAACAGACCAGTAATGGCCAATTAAAGAGGATTTTCCTTTATGACATATTATAGACGTTAGGCTGTATATCTGGTTACATTCTCCTACAGGAATGTCAATCACCTCAGATGGAAAAAATGGTGGTTGCAGCAGTGATACCCCATCTTCACAGGCACAAGAAACATGAAGCTCCATAATGCCAGGAGGAGTTACCCGTATATGTTCTctaaacagctgtttttgacatcctgttcattgtttgtttacttttgtttttaatgtttaaaaaaaaaaacttgattgaAGTTTTAGACAAATTCACATCCCTATTAAAACATCACAATACACGTTTAAACATTCAATCTTCTTGTCTTTCAGGTATAACTAAAGAACGTTTGTGTAATCTAGATGCTTGTGAACATTGATCTACCGGTATGTTACATCGAGATGTTATCGCTCACAGTAACGGGTGGAGGGGAACTACTAGTAGCGTGCCGGTAGATGCAGGACGGACTGTAGAGAATGTAGCGCCGATGTTCCCATCTTAGCTACATTGTATCCAGCCAGCAACGAGAAGAGAGCAGACCCGTCCATATTACTGCCGCTGTTTCAGGTACCAAACTATGTCTAAAATGCATTGTCACGCCAGGGCATTTTCGCTTAAAACCAGCAATGACGTTGCATAAATAGATCATAAGGTTCATTTATTACTTCCAAACCTTATAGCTTGTCAAAATGTTTCTGCAGTAAGCAGTCGATAGCCTGCTAACAGTTTTGTTgcgtatttaaaatgaatccaCGCATCTTTATCAAGATATGCCTTAACTAAGACTGGCGAATTGGGGTTAGAAGGTTTCACTGTTTATCACAGGTTGGTTTAGCAAAGGTGAGCGTCTTTATTGTCTGCTTCCCAATACCGAGTCAACATGAGTCTTTACGTCGGTCCCACCTCTCAGCTGAGACAGCTGGTTGTTCCGAGTGTCAGTAACGTTTTTCGGGGCGGTGATTGGTAGTTAGGGGCACTGTCAGTTCTGTAGCTACTAGCTTCTCTGCGTTCTTCATCGTGGCCTACATTATGTATCACTTGTAGGACTGTCAGGAATTTGGCAGATCGTGCTCTTGTCGCTGAATAGGATGCGTTTTGTCAAGAAAGTACATACTATcagtatttctttgtttttttgactgTCATCAGCACAAGGCCAGGTACAACTAGCTGTATACCTGTACTACTCAACTTCCAAGTCCAGTGGGCCACATTTTCTCCAGCCCTGCActaccacctgatttcactaattatttaCCTGTTTGGTTCAGGAAGTAAGCTCATTaatgaaatcaggtggtgtagtgtATGGTTGGATGCTGTGGCCCGCAGGACCTGGCATTGAGTAGCCCTGCCGTGTACCTTTTTTAATCTTCATAGTGTAAGAGGATGCAAAAGATTTGTCTCCAGGAGATTCTGATGCTTAGCCATTTCTCTTTGGTCATGTTAATATCGACTTTAGTGTTCTAAATGTGTGGCTGTCCAAACAAAGTTGCATGCAGTGTTGCTCTGGCGTCCATGTCAGTATCAGTGCACATTTCTGTAACATTATCCAGTGTTCAGGTTCTGGAATCATGCTAGCAGGTGGGGATTTGGAAGGTGATGTATGGCACTAGGGGCTTGGATGATGTGTTTTGCTTTGTGCAGAAAACAGGTTCAAGGAGAGGGAGTGAGCACAggtgcatgtgtctgcaggTCTGAGTGGCAAGAccagggaactgggcttgtaactcagaggTCTGGGCACTGTCATgtacgcttgagcaaggtacttacaaataaaattgaattgaatgagaATTAAGTTTCTTCAGTAATGTCcatatgtataaatggattgtatgttaACTGTGTAAGTGTAAGGAGTTGGAGAAGCACTTATCCAAGGTCAGATTTGAACCCGTACCTCACTTGCCAAAAGGCTCCAAAGATGAATGCATTACCAGTCAGCTAAAGGCAAAATCACCCCTACGGGCAGCATTGCTATTTTGAACATGAAGGTTGCGTTGCCAGAAAGTGTTGTCTCGATGACCTACTGAGGGGCCTTTGCTTTACTGCACCTCACTGTGCCTACTAGCGAACTAGCTGAGCTACACCTGCTtcataagtcactctggataggaTTGTCTGCTAATATCCCCCCATGTGTGTATGGCATGTGCAGCAGGAGTGGTTTCTGTGGTGATGGACCCTCCTGACGGACGAGACGAGCGTGTGCAGCAGCAGGAGCGTCTGCAACGGGAAGAGGCTTACTACCACTTCATCAATGGGCTGAGCGAGGAGGAGTACCGCCTAATGAGGGACAGCGATCTACTGGGCACCCCTGGTCAGACTACACCCCATTCTCTCTCTGGCTTATTACTACCCCCCATCCGTCCTCTGCCCTCTAACTGTCTGTCTCAATTCACCCTTCAATAGCTGTATTTCACAGCGATTCCAATGCCAGGAGAGCTTGTGTGTCCTCCTTGCTTTATCACAGCTGCTTGTGGGCTTTGGTGTGCTTTAGTCCTGCCTTCTCGGTCCCCTTAGCCCATGCTTTTGACTGTCGAATCCCCTTGATCCTCGTTGGGCCAGTCGGGTAAAGGCGCATGGTCATGTTCAAGGGTGGGGTTATTATGGGTAGTTGTCATTTATAATGAGGCTATAGGGATGAATTTTCTTAAGCTTGTGCTCATTCTAGTTATATTGACTGTGGAAATAAAGCTAATGTGGTCTAGTATTTATTCCATTATGCAGAGTGTATCACAGACTATAACCCAGCTTAAAGCCTTGGCACCCCTACCCTCTCAGAGACCCGCCTCCTGTACTCTGTGCCACATCCTAAGCTGCCATATCTGCGTTGCAGGTGATGTGACCGCAGAAGAGCTGCGGCAGCGTCTGGATGGAGCGAAGGAACGTCTATCATCACAGCCCCACCCTGAGCCACGCCCACAGAGCAGTGAGATGGGAGAGGATGACGGGGGCAGTGGTGAGGAGGGGGGTACTGGGTAATGTTGCCCTGATGGTGAAGCACATTTGTGAGTGTGAAAAATGGATGATGACAATGGGTATACTGTGTTGCAGGGGGTGTGGAGGCAGGCAGGGAGGCCTCCAATGGTGACTCACTGCTTGAGTGGCTGAACACGTTCCGGCGCACGGGCAACGCCACGCGCAGCGGGCAGAGCGGGAACCAGACCTGGCGTGCTGTCAGCCGCACCAACCCCAACAGCGGCGAGTTCCGCTTCAGCCTGGAGATCAACATCAACCATGAGCAGCCAGAGCCTGGTGACTTAACAGGTGACCCTGTCTCCGCCACGCTCACCCGCTCCACCCACAGCAGGAGGACGCAGGCGCGGCGTGCCCGCAACAGTCACGGCCCTGCTCTGAATCCACCCCTGACCGTGGCTGAGCCCGAACAGCACAGCACTAGTCTGAGCCGGGTGATTGCACTGGATCATCCCGCAGCCCAGCTGCATGGTGGCCAGAGCAGTGACGCTCAGTCCCCTCCTCAGGATACGCAGGAGGGCCTGGGCTGCCCACCCTCAACGCCGGCCCAGCCCGGCGTCCAGAGAGCTCCGCTCCGCAGCAGTAGGACTCGATCACGGGGTCGGGGCCACAGGATAGGTGGGGCTCACCGCCGTTCTTCACGACGCAGTCGCTCCCCGCTGCACAGACCCCCAACCCCTGACACTAGCCACGCCAACGTACCCGAGCCCCACGGGCAAGCccaggttgccatggagatggcAGCGGAGCCAGCAGAAGATGTGGCGCCCTTGACAGAGACAGCCACGGAAGCGGAGACTCAAGCAACGGGCGTCCGACGTCATCCCACCATCATGCTGGATCTGCAGGTGCGGCGGATTCGTCCGGGGGAGAACCGAGACCGCGACAGCATCGCCAGCCGCACCCGCTCCCGTGTCCGCACTGCTGAGAACACCGTCACCTTCGAAAGCGACAGCGGTGGATTCCGCCGTACCATTTCCCGGTCGGAGCGTGCCGGCATTCGCACCTATGTCAGCACCATCCGCATCCCGCTGCGCCGCATCTCGGAGACCGGCTTGGGCGAGCCCAGCTCCACTGCGCTGCGCTCTATCCTGCGCCAGATCATGACTGGCTTTGGTGAACTCAGTTCCCTTATGGAGACAGAGGCTGACACTGAGGCCACTGTGCCTGACCCCCCGCAGGCTTACCATATTCACAGCAATGAAGAGGCTGGGCCCCAGGAGCAACTGGAGCGGCGCAGTACAGAAGGCCAAGGTACTGCAGGGGGGAGCGGGGATGAGGAGCGGACACGTGTGGGTGGGGCTACtggtgaggggcggggcacCACCAGGGACACCAACAACCTGGTGGAGAATGGCACCCTGCCAATCCTGCGCCTCGCGCACTTCTTCCTCTTaaacgaggaagaggaggatgagcaCCCACATGGCCTGACCAAAGAGCAGATTGACAATTTGTCCACTCGCACCTATGGCCAGGCTAGCTTGGAGGGTGAACTAGGACGCACCTGTAGCGTCTGCATCAATGAGTACACCCAAGGCAACAAGCTACGGCGGCTGCCGTGTGCTCATGAGTTCCACATCCACTGCATTGACCGCTGGCTTTCCCAGAACAACACCTGCCCCATCTGTAGACAGCCCATTCTGGCCACTGCCCAGGactgaccccacccacccagactgataaacccctcccccctccctgcaccaAAAAGTGGATGTGGCCTCTGTAAATAATGGCTTTGTTTTAATTCACTCTTATCTTTATCCTATATATTGAATTTAAGGTGAAACCAAGAAACTAGTTgacaggagaggaaaaaatggCAACATTGTCCAGCAGTAAAGCTATTGTGTTTTAGTCTTTATGCTTTCAGTTTCCAGCGCAGCACTTTGTCTCTATATGGCTTCAGAAAAACTGATTGTAAACGAATGCATCAGCAGCATCTTCATAAACTGTAGACTTCACGGCCTCATACTTGCCTTTCACTGGGGGAAGCGTTCCAAGCCAAACCCATTTCACTCAAACAACCTCCAGGCCTGGGACCCTGACAGCGACATGTAAATACAAATCACTGCCAAAGCctgcagtttttatttacacTTGCCATTTGAACACAGGCAAAACTAAACCACTTGTCTGTCCATCATCAAGACATCAGAACAGTTGAAATGATGTTATTTCACCCggttgtttgtgtatgtgtgtggcaaAGGGGTCATGGACCTCCCTGTGTATAGGATGGGATTTTATGTTgattgttgctgtttttatgaTTAGGAGGTGACCTGATGCTGAAAGGACGTGCACTACATTACTGTCCACCTTCTGCAACTTGCACCTACACACCTCTTTAGTCGTTATCTCAGTGTATGTCATCTCTGCATTTATACTATTCTGTCCCTTAGTTCCCCTAACAAGTCATGCATGCATGAAGGGTGCTAAACAATGATTAATTTTGGTTTGGGGTTttttgtgggtggggtgggaggcTGGGGAGCACTTGTTTGAGATGTGATGAACTTTATCAATGTTAGTACATCTCTGAGGTacataaaatcattttctgtaaGTAAACCcaagaatgtcattgcattaaagAGGCACTCCAGTGATGTattgtacagtgccctccacaattattcacacccttgataaagatctACAAAATTCTATGATACAAATACTGTGCTATATTTTCATTCTCCAAAATAGGGAAAATATACCTTAATAATGATTAATGGGAATCAACCAAAATAACACTTCTCAAGTTAGACATTATTTCTGAAAATCAGTTGTCACAAATACTGATACTTTTCAGTGCTTTGTGAACCCTCCCCTCACAATGAGTAGTATGTCATATTTTGTGGTGTTTTATGAAAACAGAGAAGTATTGAGGTGGGATATTTGACCATTCCTCCATAGAGAACCTTACCAGATCCATCTTGTGAACTGCACTGTTCCATTCACATAACATTTTTTGATTGGGTTCTAAGCCTGGAAGCCATTGCAAAACAGTAATTCTGTGGTCAGTTAAGCCTCGGTTCTTGTTTAATTTTGAGGTTTGCTTCGGTTAAATGTCTTACTGAGTGATTCATGTGTGGCCAAGTTTCAGGTTTTTGGGTAGGGAGAACCATTTTTGGCCAAATTATCTCCTTGCTTACTGGAGCTCATGATATCAGTGATCTTAAAAAGAGCCCATGCAAAGCTGATGCAAACAACCCCGTAAGATCaaagatccaccaccatatttcacaaGAGGTAGGATGGTCTTTTCAACATAAGAGACttgatgttgaaaaaaaaacatcttccaATGGCAAACAACTCATGGCCGGTGTGTGTTGGTCTCATCTGATTATAACGCCCTGTTCCAGTCAAAGCTCCAGTGCCATTAACTCCAGATGGTTAGCTGATTGTAGAGGCTTTTTTCAGGCGACTCTTCCAAAATCCCTGTTGTGTCTGATGGTCAATGTGGAGATCTTCATAGATCTCCAAATGTGGCCCTTGGTTTCGTCTTCAGAAGACCACAGTTGGCCTGTAAATCTATCTGTCCCACTGTGCATGGGGCCAAGATGCACTTACATCTTCTGCCAGGCAGGTTTACCGCTGTTCCAATGGATTTAaacttatttattgattgaataGTGGAAAGTGGCATCTTTAGTTATATTTACTTGTAACCATTTCCTGGCCTCTGAAAGTTAAGAAtcctttgtcttgttttttctgCCTTTCTCCATGCTGATGCATGACACATGGACTTTATGTGTTACCTAATTTTTATGtgccagtgaaacaggaagtcatgGAAGGCCATCCCTAAGACagagattaatttaaaaagtagtaACCATGttaatgcatattcatttttgttgaattttattaaaaatattaaatgtgtaaattgTGAAATCTTTTTGGAACATACAGTGGATTGCAATGTATTCACCTCCTCAGAATACAGCAAGctacataatgtttgggacaaaaacatacagacgggtgacaaattaaaggagaaacttgaataaatgagtgaagaaacaaaatgaatgcagatgcttccatacaggtgcacTGCATAATACAGTTTAGTAATTAACATAATATcgtgctctgtggcatgtacagaaatgctgagcaggcccagtggACCTCGATTTTGTCtaagatggaaagaggaaaactatttaagtgactttgaattgGAGGAGTGACTAAAGTGagatctgcatttagatctatgggaaggACATCAGTGAATggggtcggaaattgtggttgaaagcgcACAAGATGACCATGATGCTCGTGATTAGTCCGATATGTAAGGAACAGAAGGGCAACTCTACCTcgggtgactgagaatgtcaatgcaggacgtgatcaaactgtgtcagcaagagagagggatattatagtagggttgcagtacataaacccctcattacaaagatgaatgcacattttagagttcagtggtgcaaaaaccataggcactggtctacggAGATGTGgtgaaaaaaagtgatatggtcagatgagtcgtgcttgacaagtgggcgagtgcacgTGTAGCGTAGTCTAAGAGATTGCTACatgcctgaatgcttgacccctacagtgagggggtccagtggctctgctgtgctgtgaggGGCATTTTTCTGGAATGGTTTTGGTCCACTTTGGTCCTCAGAGTGAAGGGTCATTGCAAATCAATAcgaagttattctgagtgatcacctttatcctgtgatgaaacatttctgtcGTGATGGGAGTGGTCCCTTCTAGGATGaaaatgcccccatccacatgGCATGAGGGGTtgctgaatggtttgatgagtatgaaaatgatgcgACTCATATGCTATGACCTCAtatgcagtcaccagatctcaactcAGTTGGTAGATTTTTGGACCGACATGTTAGATAGTGCTCTCCACCACAATCaaagagacttgtagaatctatgccaaggcacattgaagctgtttTGGCGGCTTGTGGTAGCCCACCACTTTACTAAGATGCTTTGTGTTGGTTTcctcacaattttagatttgtaatcaataaattcacatgtggttaaagtttaaaacatgtagaaattacagcacttcttatacatagccccctccattttagggcaccataatgtttgatacatataaatgttatgtaaatgaaagtagtcatttagtacacacattatttacatgcaatgactgcttgaactCTGTAACCCATAGAAATAACCAAGTGCTGAATATCTTCTATGGTGATGCTCTGACagacctgcactgcagccatcctCAGCTTCTGCTTCTTTTGTTGCCtgaagttttctcttcagcatatggaAACTCATGTTCAATGAGTTCAGATCATGCAAACGACCTGGCCATTCAAGAACTTAgcagctttgaaaaactccttgttACTTTTGCAATATGtgtgggatcattgtcttgctgtaggatgatgCGTTGTCCactgagtttggaggcattttctTGAGCAgttatcagcagttacattatCGATGGAGATGTGTGTCAGggcctgtggcagccatacatgcttAAACTATAATATCcctaccaccatgtttcacagatgacagGGGTGGTTTTGATcctgggcagttccttttggcctccacactttgcgcttgccatcactctgatacaagtgaatctttgtctcatctgtccaaaaaacaattttttatgaACTATACAGACTCTTTTAGGtacttagcaaactgtaatcagagaatcctgtttttgcaactaactagtggtttgtatcttacagtgtagcctctgtagttccaTTTGTGAAGCATTCTGCGGACAGTAGCACTGACACATCAACACCTACCTCCCGAAtaatgtttctgatctgtcggacatatttttgggtttttgtcttcattatggtgaggattcttcagtcatcaactgtagagttTCTTCTTGGCTTACTAGGCCCTTTGTAATTACTCAGCTCAACAGTGCTCTCTTCCTTCCTAATGATGTTGCAAACAGTTGATTTGGGTACGCCCATGCTGAAGGTTTACCCTATGttgctgtctgtttttcttatttctcaaccTTGTGATGGCTTCCTTGATTtacactggcacaactctggtcctcatgttgacaaacaccaataacagacttcaaaggcaatcaaaagcctagattCACGAAACTATAGGCTCTCTTATAACTGCACTAAGAATGCAATTGAAcatacctgactaatcagaaacacctgtgaagccatttgtcccaaacattatggtgccctgaaatgggacgGCTATGTATAGAATTGCTGtcatttctatatggtgaaaacaaagtgtataaaataccctttaataaaagctgaaaatctgtacattagccacatgtgaattgtttgattgcaaatctaaaattgtggagtaaatccagaatatatatattacgCCTtagcggggcggcatgccccatacctat
Encoded proteins:
- the rnf6 gene encoding E3 ubiquitin-protein ligase RNF6, yielding MDPPDGRDERVQQQERLQREEAYYHFINGLSEEEYRLMRDSDLLGTPGDVTAEELRQRLDGAKERLSSQPHPEPRPQSSEMGEDDGGSGGVEAGREASNGDSLLEWLNTFRRTGNATRSGQSGNQTWRAVSRTNPNSGEFRFSLEININHEQPEPGDLTGDPVSATLTRSTHSRRTQARRARNSHGPALNPPLTVAEPEQHSTSLSRVIALDHPAAQLHGGQSSDAQSPPQDTQEGLGCPPSTPAQPGVQRAPLRSSRTRSRGRGHRIGGAHRRSSRRSRSPLHRPPTPDTSHANVPEPHGQAQVAMEMAAEPAEDVAPLTETATEAETQATGVRRHPTIMLDLQVRRIRPGENRDRDSIASRTRSRVRTAENTVTFESDSGGFRRTISRSERAGIRTYVSTIRIPLRRISETGLGEPSSTALRSILRQIMTGFGELSSLMETEADTEATVPDPPQAYHIHSNEEAGPQEQLERRSTEGQGTAGGSGDEERTRVGGATGEGRGTTRDTNNLVENGTLPILRLAHFFLLNEEEEDEHPHGLTKEQIDNLSTRTYGQASLEGELGRTCSVCINEYTQGNKLRRLPCAHEFHIHCIDRWLSQNNTCPICRQPILATAQD